In Deltaproteobacteria bacterium, the following are encoded in one genomic region:
- a CDS encoding DUF1439 domain-containing protein has translation MKKLILTMALIMCSQAAIAFSYTLEISEDELQSRVSAMMPIEKKKFFITVVLSNPHIDLAVGNNEIGVFSHIEIIAPGGIKGTGNAKISGSLSYDSEKGEFYFENPKIVMLESEKIPPNLLPKVKDVVQVAVSQFLSVKPVYKLKDKNIKQKLVKAVLQSVRVESNLLLVELSLF, from the coding sequence GTGAAAAAATTAATTTTAACTATGGCATTAATTATGTGCTCACAGGCAGCAATAGCATTTTCATACACATTGGAAATCTCTGAAGATGAACTTCAGTCCAGAGTATCAGCCATGATGCCTATAGAGAAAAAGAAATTTTTCATAACTGTTGTTTTATCGAATCCTCATATTGATTTAGCTGTGGGAAACAATGAAATTGGAGTCTTTTCTCATATTGAAATAATAGCCCCCGGAGGGATAAAGGGTACAGGCAATGCAAAGATATCCGGCTCATTAAGTTATGATTCTGAAAAGGGGGAGTTTTATTTTGAAAATCCCAAAATAGTGATGTTGGAGTCAGAAAAGATTCCACCTAATTTATTACCAAAAGTTAAGGATGTGGTTCAAGTGGCCGTCAGTCAATTTCTATCAGTAAAGCCGGTTTATAAACTTAAGGATAAAAATATAAAGCAAAAGCTGGTTAAAGCAGTGTTGCAGTCCGTTAGAGTTGAAAGTAACCTTTTATTAGTTGAATTGAGTCTTTTTTAA
- the pstA gene encoding phosphate ABC transporter permease PstA, translating into MNSEFRKKKIAARLKKRYAREKMFRLTGIAAVSSALIMLAILFSSIIGNGYTAFQQTFIKLEINFDAEKIDPEGTRDVEVLSQANYGGLVKKSLRAAYPNVKKRGDKKKLYKIISPGAAFELREMLLDNPELIGTKKEVWLPADDDIDMLMKGHISRNVKETERRINDKQIDWVDVLIAKGAIRKQFNTTFFTSGDSREPELAGIWGAAVGSIFTMLVTLILSFPIGVITAVYLEEFAPKNRFTDLIEVNINNLAAVPSIVFGLLGLAVFLNFFGLPRSAPLVGGLVLTLMTLPTIIISSRVSLQSVPPSIRDAALGVGASKMQSIIHHVLPLALPGMLTGTIIGLSRALGETAPLLMIGMVAFIVDIPGSFFDPATVLPVQIYLWADSPERAFVERTSAAIMVLLTFLILMNGLAVWLRSKFERRW; encoded by the coding sequence ATGAATTCTGAATTTAGAAAAAAGAAAATTGCAGCAAGACTAAAGAAACGCTATGCCCGAGAAAAAATGTTTCGCCTCACCGGCATTGCAGCTGTTTCTTCAGCGCTTATTATGCTGGCTATACTCTTTAGTTCTATCATAGGCAATGGTTATACGGCTTTCCAGCAGACTTTTATCAAGCTGGAGATTAACTTTGATGCAGAAAAGATTGATCCCGAGGGTACGAGAGATGTGGAAGTGCTATCTCAGGCCAATTATGGCGGGCTGGTTAAGAAATCTCTGCGAGCCGCTTATCCCAATGTTAAAAAGAGGGGTGATAAAAAGAAGCTATACAAGATTATCAGTCCCGGTGCTGCTTTTGAACTGAGAGAGATGCTTCTTGATAATCCGGAGCTTATTGGCACGAAAAAGGAAGTCTGGCTCCCTGCAGATGACGATATTGATATGCTTATGAAGGGGCACATCAGTCGTAATGTCAAGGAGACGGAAAGACGGATTAATGACAAACAGATCGACTGGGTTGATGTGCTTATCGCTAAAGGGGCAATTCGGAAGCAATTTAATACCACCTTTTTTACAAGTGGTGATTCGAGAGAGCCCGAGCTGGCCGGTATCTGGGGGGCCGCTGTGGGCTCTATCTTTACCATGCTTGTCACCTTGATTCTCTCCTTTCCTATCGGTGTGATTACGGCTGTTTACCTTGAAGAATTTGCACCAAAAAACAGGTTTACCGATCTTATCGAGGTGAATATAAATAACCTTGCCGCCGTTCCCTCTATCGTTTTCGGTCTTCTGGGATTGGCTGTTTTTCTTAATTTCTTCGGTCTGCCACGCTCTGCACCGCTTGTAGGTGGGCTTGTACTTACACTTATGACGCTGCCTACAATTATCATTTCATCTCGTGTTTCCCTGCAATCGGTGCCACCATCCATCAGGGATGCAGCGCTGGGAGTAGGCGCTTCAAAGATGCAATCTATTATTCATCATGTGCTGCCGTTGGCTTTGCCCGGTATGCTGACAGGTACTATAATCGGGCTGTCACGAGCCCTGGGAGAGACGGCGCCGCTCCTTATGATCGGCATGGTGGCCTTTATTGTCGATATCCCGGGGAGCTTCTTCGATCCGGCTACCGTACTTCCCGTTCAGATCTATCTCTGGGCCGACAGTCCAGAACGGGCATTTGTTGAAAGAACTTCCGCAGCGATTATGGTATTATTGACTTTTTTGATTCTTATGAATGGCCTGGCTGTCTGGCTTAGAAGCAAGTTTGAGAGGCGCTGGTAG
- the pstC gene encoding phosphate ABC transporter permease subunit PstC yields MNLTFFVVIIILTLSGFLLGRSRSLKLVEGRVRNLHSMPGYYGLYVALWCGIPALMLVGGWLAFESTIIMKMVVSGLSPEMKTLSPDRLALVINDIQNLASGNIISKDATEEVLKAVEHLKSLKSISFAAMAVVGLSLSLMGLVLGLKYVSPKLRARNKVESTGKVLMILCSTIAVFTTVGIVLSVLFEAIRFFELIPVSDFLFGLKWSPQMAIRPGQVGASGSFGVIPLLAGTMLISLVAMLVAVPIGLMSAIYMSEYAAPKFRAIVKPLLEILAGIPTVVYGFFAALVVAPFIKEKGALIGLDISSGSALAVGVVMGIMIIPFVSSLTDDVLNAVPQSLRDGSYGLGATQSETIVKVLLQAALPGIVASILLAVSRAIGETMIVVMAAGLTANLTANPLESVTTVTVQIVTLLVGDQEFNSPKTLAAFALGLVLFVLTLCLNIIALYVVRKYRQQYD; encoded by the coding sequence ATGAATTTAACTTTCTTCGTTGTCATTATTATTCTCACCCTAAGCGGCTTTCTCCTTGGCCGCAGCCGTTCACTCAAACTGGTTGAGGGTAGGGTAAGAAACCTTCACTCCATGCCCGGTTATTACGGTCTTTATGTGGCTCTCTGGTGTGGAATACCTGCACTTATGCTGGTCGGCGGCTGGCTGGCCTTTGAATCAACAATCATTATGAAAATGGTTGTTTCCGGTCTTTCTCCTGAGATGAAGACACTTTCACCTGACAGGCTTGCTCTTGTTATTAACGACATTCAAAACCTTGCTTCAGGGAATATCATAAGTAAAGATGCCACTGAAGAAGTCCTGAAAGCGGTAGAGCATTTAAAGAGTCTTAAATCGATCAGTTTTGCTGCCATGGCTGTTGTCGGTTTATCCCTTTCCCTTATGGGCCTTGTTCTTGGCCTGAAATATGTTTCCCCAAAATTGAGGGCCCGTAATAAGGTGGAGTCAACAGGAAAAGTCCTGATGATCCTCTGTTCCACAATTGCTGTTTTTACGACTGTGGGAATCGTTCTTTCCGTACTATTTGAAGCCATTCGTTTTTTCGAGTTGATTCCTGTGAGTGACTTCCTCTTCGGTCTTAAATGGAGTCCCCAAATGGCTATCCGACCAGGGCAGGTGGGGGCTTCCGGTTCATTTGGCGTTATCCCGCTATTGGCTGGTACCATGCTTATTTCACTGGTTGCCATGCTGGTGGCTGTGCCTATAGGACTTATGTCAGCCATTTACATGTCTGAATATGCTGCTCCAAAGTTTAGGGCTATAGTTAAACCCTTACTTGAGATTCTTGCCGGCATTCCTACTGTTGTATATGGTTTTTTTGCCGCATTGGTTGTTGCACCTTTTATTAAGGAAAAGGGCGCTCTCATCGGCCTCGATATTTCATCAGGCAGTGCACTTGCCGTGGGCGTCGTTATGGGTATTATGATCATTCCTTTCGTATCATCCCTTACCGATGACGTTCTCAACGCCGTACCTCAGAGCCTGAGAGATGGCTCTTATGGCCTTGGGGCTACCCAATCGGAAACGATAGTCAAAGTTCTACTTCAAGCTGCTTTACCGGGAATCGTTGCCAGTATTCTGCTTGCTGTATCCCGTGCCATCGGTGAAACGATGATCGTTGTTATGGCTGCGGGACTGACAGCCAACCTTACGGCAAATCCACTGGAATCGGTAACGACGGTAACCGTTCAGATAGTGACGCTTCTGGTAGGTGACCAGGAATTCAACAGCCCCAAGACACTGGCAGCCTTTGCTCTTGGCCTTGTGTTGTTTGTGCTTACGCTTTGCCTCAATATTATTGCACTTTATGTGGTTAGGAAATATAGGCAGCAGTATGACTGA
- a CDS encoding four helix bundle protein yields MDNKEFSKELEKRTRRFAVSIIRLSASLPENTESRVIRNQITKSGTSVGANYREANRSRSKADFKNKIKICESEASETQYWLEVMVDANFLPWESIKAEYEECSELLAIFTSIGKK; encoded by the coding sequence ATGGATAATAAGGAATTTTCGAAGGAGCTGGAAAAGCGAACCAGAAGGTTTGCGGTAAGTATAATAAGACTATCAGCGAGTCTTCCTGAAAATACTGAAAGTAGAGTTATTAGAAACCAGATTACTAAAAGCGGTACTTCAGTAGGCGCTAATTACAGGGAAGCGAATCGATCCAGGAGTAAAGCTGATTTTAAGAACAAAATTAAAATATGTGAAAGTGAAGCGAGTGAAACACAATATTGGTTGGAAGTCATGGTAGATGCAAACTTTTTGCCTTGGGAATCAATAAAAGCAGAATATGAAGAATGCAGTGAATTACTGGCCATATTTACATCAATTGGAAAAAAATAA